One part of the Streptomyces nigra genome encodes these proteins:
- a CDS encoding FecCD family ABC transporter permease — MNATAERTATQRMTPIRGRRVGGLAVLGAVLVTAAAVSLAVGARALTPAEVWHGLFAAPDPDQRLTEIRLIVRTVRVPRTVLAIVAGVALGVGGALIQGHTRNPIADTGLLGVNAGASFAVVTVTAVFGLSGPFQYLWFAFLGAALAGVVVFGLASLGRGAGHPLTLALAGQGVAVFLAAMTTAVALSDQKSLNALRFWNAGSVAGVGFDVIGPVSAFVAAGLLLAFVTLPAVNLLNLGEDVARGLGVDVALSRTLGIAAITLLAGAATAACGPIAFLGLMVAHLARSLTGPDYRWLVPYAGLLGAIVLLLCDSVGRLVVRPGELDAGVLVALAGAPFFAALVWLGKVRNT, encoded by the coding sequence ATGAACGCCACAGCCGAACGCACGGCGACCCAGCGCATGACCCCGATCCGCGGCAGGCGGGTGGGCGGACTCGCCGTGCTCGGCGCGGTCCTGGTGACGGCCGCCGCGGTGTCCCTGGCGGTCGGGGCGCGGGCGCTGACCCCGGCCGAGGTGTGGCACGGGCTGTTCGCGGCGCCGGACCCCGACCAGCGGCTCACCGAGATCCGGCTGATCGTGCGGACGGTCCGGGTGCCGCGCACGGTGCTCGCGATCGTGGCGGGCGTCGCCCTCGGGGTCGGCGGCGCCCTGATCCAGGGCCACACCCGCAACCCGATCGCCGACACCGGTCTGCTCGGGGTCAACGCCGGAGCGTCCTTCGCCGTGGTCACGGTGACCGCCGTGTTCGGGCTGTCCGGCCCGTTCCAGTACCTCTGGTTCGCCTTCCTGGGCGCCGCGCTCGCCGGAGTCGTCGTCTTCGGGCTGGCGAGCCTCGGCCGGGGCGCGGGCCATCCGCTGACCCTCGCCCTCGCCGGGCAGGGCGTCGCCGTCTTCCTCGCGGCCATGACCACCGCCGTCGCGCTGTCGGACCAGAAGTCGCTGAACGCGCTGCGGTTCTGGAACGCCGGCTCCGTGGCCGGCGTCGGCTTCGACGTCATCGGACCGGTGAGCGCGTTCGTCGCGGCCGGTCTGCTGCTCGCGTTCGTCACCCTGCCCGCCGTGAACCTGCTCAACCTGGGCGAGGACGTGGCGCGCGGCCTCGGCGTCGACGTCGCGCTGAGCCGGACCCTCGGCATCGCCGCCATCACCCTGCTCGCGGGCGCGGCGACGGCGGCCTGCGGGCCGATCGCGTTCCTCGGGCTCATGGTGGCGCACCTCGCCCGCTCGCTCACCGGTCCCGACTACCGCTGGCTGGTCCCGTACGCCGGCCTCCTCGGCGCGATCGTGCTGCTGCTCTGCGACAGCGTGGGCCGGCTCGTGGTGCGGCCCGGGGAACTGGACGCCGGGGTGCTCGTCGCGCTGGCCGGCGCCCCGTTCTTCGCGGCGCTGGTGTGGCTCGGAAAGGTGAGGAACACGTGA
- a CDS encoding lysine N(6)-hydroxylase/L-ornithine N(5)-oxygenase family protein, with protein sequence MAQARPGGTPTIHDVIGIGFGPSNVAMAIALSEHNAGPGGLPLRAHFFEQQPRFGWHRGMLIDDATMQVSFLKDLVTLRNPASDYSFVCYLKSRGRLIDFINHKSLFPLRIEFHDYFEWAAARVDDLVSYGHEVVGVMPVLRDGVVEHLDVTVRSAQGLAVHRARNLVLGTGLRPLMPDGVERSDRLWHTSELLGRVAAWEGPPPGRVVVVGAGQSAAENVAYLHRRFPDAEICAVFSRYGYSPADDSGFANRIFDPEAVDAFYTAPESVKRRLMDYHGNTNYSVVDIDLIDDLYRQMYREKVLGTERLRFLNVSRLTDVKETEDDRVSATVTSLVTGEETRLDADVVVFATGYGPADPVGLLGEVADHCLRDDEGRVRVERDYRVATDDSLRCGIYLQGGTEHTHGITSSLLSNTAVRVGEILDSLLDRDPGPAPEGPRAVVDGTGRPAR encoded by the coding sequence ATGGCACAGGCTCGTCCCGGCGGCACCCCCACCATCCACGACGTCATCGGCATCGGCTTCGGGCCGTCCAACGTGGCCATGGCGATCGCGCTCAGCGAGCACAACGCCGGCCCCGGCGGGCTGCCGCTCCGCGCCCACTTCTTCGAACAGCAGCCGCGCTTCGGATGGCACCGGGGCATGCTCATCGACGACGCCACCATGCAGGTCTCGTTCCTCAAGGACCTGGTGACGCTGCGCAACCCCGCCAGCGACTACAGCTTCGTCTGCTACCTCAAGAGCAGGGGCCGGCTGATCGACTTCATCAACCACAAGAGCCTCTTCCCGCTGCGGATCGAGTTCCACGACTACTTCGAGTGGGCCGCCGCCCGCGTCGACGACCTCGTCTCCTACGGCCATGAGGTCGTCGGTGTCATGCCCGTCCTGCGCGACGGCGTCGTGGAGCACCTGGACGTCACCGTCCGGTCGGCGCAGGGGCTCGCCGTGCACCGCGCCCGCAACCTCGTCCTCGGCACCGGTCTGCGTCCCCTGATGCCGGACGGCGTGGAACGCTCCGACCGGCTGTGGCACACCTCCGAACTCCTCGGCCGGGTCGCCGCGTGGGAAGGCCCGCCGCCCGGGCGGGTCGTCGTGGTCGGCGCCGGGCAGAGCGCCGCCGAGAACGTCGCCTATCTGCACCGCCGCTTCCCGGACGCCGAGATCTGCGCCGTCTTCTCGCGCTACGGCTACAGCCCCGCCGACGACAGCGGCTTCGCCAACCGGATCTTCGACCCGGAGGCCGTGGACGCCTTCTACACCGCGCCGGAGAGCGTCAAACGCCGGCTGATGGACTACCACGGCAACACCAACTACTCCGTGGTGGACATCGACCTGATCGACGACCTGTACCGGCAGATGTACCGGGAGAAGGTGCTCGGCACCGAGCGCCTGCGCTTCCTCAACGTCTCCCGGCTCACCGACGTCAAGGAGACCGAGGACGACAGGGTAAGCGCCACGGTCACCTCCCTCGTCACCGGCGAGGAGACCCGGCTGGACGCCGACGTCGTCGTGTTCGCCACCGGTTACGGCCCGGCCGACCCGGTGGGGCTGCTCGGCGAGGTGGCGGACCACTGTCTGCGCGACGACGAGGGCCGCGTCCGCGTCGAACGCGACTACCGCGTCGCGACCGACGACTCCCTGCGCTGCGGCATCTACCTCCAGGGCGGCACGGAACACACCCACGGCATCACCTCCTCGCTGCTCTCCAACACCGCCGTCCGCGTGGGCGAGATCCTCGACTCGCTCCTCGACCGTGACCCCGGCCCGGCACCCGAAGGGCCCCGCGCGGTCGTCGACGGCACCGGCAGGCCCGCCCGGTAG
- a CDS encoding methionyl-tRNA formyltransferase, producing MRVVMFGYQTWGHRTLRALLDSEHDVVLVVTHPKSEHAYEKIWNDSVADLAEEHGVPVLIRDRPDDDDLLARLKEADPDIIVANNWRTWIPPKVFGLPRHGTLNVHDSLLPKYAGFSPLIWALINGESEVGVTAHLMDEELDAGDIVRQEAVPVGPRDTATDLFHRTVGLIAPVTLGALDLIASGQTRFTPQDRSRASFFHKRSVEDSRMDWTWPAEDLERLVRAQSEPYPSAFTFHRGRRLEVLSAVVSEGRYGGTPGRVFYREGDGVVIVAGADARAGRNHGLAITRVRTEDGRELPATEYFTSMGGYLTAAP from the coding sequence ATGCGGGTCGTCATGTTCGGATACCAGACGTGGGGGCACCGGACCCTGCGGGCCCTCCTCGACTCCGAGCACGACGTGGTCCTGGTCGTCACCCACCCGAAGAGCGAGCACGCCTACGAGAAGATCTGGAACGACTCCGTCGCCGACCTCGCCGAGGAACACGGCGTGCCGGTCCTGATCCGCGACCGCCCGGACGACGACGACCTCCTGGCCCGCCTGAAGGAGGCCGACCCGGACATCATCGTGGCGAACAACTGGCGCACCTGGATCCCTCCGAAGGTCTTCGGACTCCCGCGCCACGGCACCCTGAACGTGCACGACTCGCTGCTGCCGAAGTACGCCGGCTTCTCCCCGCTGATCTGGGCGCTGATCAACGGCGAGTCCGAGGTGGGCGTCACCGCGCACCTCATGGACGAGGAGCTGGACGCCGGTGACATCGTGCGCCAGGAGGCGGTCCCGGTCGGGCCACGGGACACCGCCACCGACCTGTTCCACCGGACCGTCGGCCTCATCGCCCCGGTCACCCTCGGCGCCCTCGACCTCATCGCCTCGGGACAGACACGGTTCACACCACAGGACCGCTCCCGGGCCAGCTTCTTCCACAAGCGGTCCGTCGAGGACAGCCGCATGGACTGGACCTGGCCCGCCGAGGACCTGGAACGATTGGTGCGCGCCCAGTCCGAGCCGTATCCCAGCGCCTTCACCTTCCACCGGGGCAGGCGGCTCGAGGTGCTGTCCGCCGTCGTCTCCGAGGGGCGCTACGGCGGCACCCCCGGGCGCGTCTTCTACCGCGAGGGCGACGGCGTGGTGATCGTCGCCGGCGCCGACGCCCGCGCCGGCCGCAACCACGGCCTGGCGATCACCCGGGTCCGCACCGAGGACGGCCGCGAACTGCCCGCGACCGAGTACTTCACCTCCATGGGCGGCTACCTCACCGCCGCCCCCTGA
- a CDS encoding MFS transporter, with protein MPQINKSRAHSVVPRPLSPLGRLRIAITVFFALDGFLFAGWVVRIPAIKEQTGASASALGLALLGVSAGAVVTMVFTGRLCRRYGSHQVTVVCAVLLCLSVALPPLTHSALALGLVLLLFGAAYGSINVAFNSAAVDLVTALGRPVMPSFHAAFSLGGMAGAGLGGLVAGSLSPTRHLLALTVIGLVVTAVAGRTLLRHAPPVTAAPGRPSATPGRKDPRTRRLVIVFGLIAGCTAYGEGAMADWGALHLEDDLGAAPGVAALGYTLFALSMTVGRLTGTTLLERLGHTRTVVAGGATAALGMLLGSLAPSLWAALLGFAVTGLGLANLFPVAVERAGTVAGPSGVALASTFGYSGMLLGPPAIGFMADWFSLPVALTSVALLAAIATLIGAGTGRAVPERPGAA; from the coding sequence GTGCCGCAAATAAACAAATCGCGGGCGCACAGCGTCGTGCCCCGCCCCCTCAGCCCGCTCGGCCGTCTCCGGATCGCCATCACCGTCTTCTTCGCCCTCGACGGCTTCCTCTTCGCGGGCTGGGTGGTCCGCATCCCCGCCATCAAGGAGCAGACGGGCGCCTCCGCCAGCGCGCTCGGTCTTGCCCTCCTCGGGGTGTCGGCCGGGGCCGTCGTCACCATGGTGTTCACCGGCCGCCTGTGCCGCCGCTACGGCAGCCACCAGGTGACCGTCGTCTGCGCGGTCCTGCTCTGCCTCAGTGTCGCCCTGCCCCCGCTGACCCACTCCGCACTCGCCCTCGGCCTGGTGCTCCTGCTCTTCGGCGCCGCCTACGGCAGTATCAACGTGGCCTTCAACAGTGCGGCCGTCGACCTGGTGACCGCCCTGGGGCGGCCCGTCATGCCCAGCTTCCACGCGGCGTTCAGCCTCGGCGGCATGGCCGGCGCCGGACTCGGCGGACTGGTCGCCGGCTCCCTCTCCCCCACGCGGCATCTGCTGGCCCTCACCGTCATCGGTCTGGTCGTCACCGCCGTCGCGGGCCGCACCCTGCTGCGGCACGCCCCGCCGGTCACCGCCGCCCCCGGCCGTCCGAGCGCCACGCCCGGTCGCAAGGACCCGCGCACCCGCCGCCTCGTGATCGTCTTCGGGCTGATCGCCGGCTGCACGGCGTACGGCGAAGGGGCCATGGCCGACTGGGGAGCGCTGCACCTGGAGGACGACCTCGGTGCCGCGCCCGGCGTCGCCGCCCTCGGCTACACCCTCTTCGCGCTGTCCATGACGGTCGGCCGGCTCACCGGCACGACCCTGCTCGAACGGCTCGGCCACACCCGGACCGTCGTCGCGGGCGGCGCGACCGCCGCCCTCGGGATGCTGCTCGGCTCCCTCGCCCCCTCCCTGTGGGCGGCCCTTCTGGGCTTCGCGGTCACCGGGCTGGGCCTCGCCAACCTCTTCCCCGTGGCCGTCGAACGCGCCGGCACGGTCGCCGGGCCGAGCGGCGTGGCCCTGGCCTCCACGTTCGGCTACAGCGGCATGCTGCTCGGGCCGCCCGCCATCGGGTTCATGGCGGACTGGTTCTCCCTTCCCGTCGCCCTCACCAGCGTCGCCCTGCTGGCGGCGATCGCCACGCTCATCGGGGCCGGGACGGGGCGCGCGGTGCCGGAGCGGCCGGGCGCGGCGTGA
- a CDS encoding DUF6332 family protein: MSDHGGRRGQAERDAITVEIVYALCSAVFAAAVVFGAVVGPVFVFDLPDGVRRALVGVGATVAAVLFVVRVVSVLMRFRPGAQPSQPGRTSPDS; encoded by the coding sequence ATGAGTGACCACGGGGGACGGCGCGGTCAGGCCGAGCGGGACGCGATCACCGTCGAGATCGTATACGCGCTGTGCAGCGCGGTGTTCGCGGCGGCCGTGGTGTTCGGCGCGGTCGTGGGACCGGTGTTCGTCTTCGACCTGCCGGACGGGGTGCGCCGCGCCCTCGTGGGTGTGGGCGCCACCGTCGCCGCCGTGCTGTTCGTCGTCCGGGTCGTGAGCGTGCTGATGCGGTTCCGGCCGGGCGCTCAGCCCAGCCAGCCGGGCCGGACCAGCCCGGACTCGTAG
- a CDS encoding response regulator transcription factor, giving the protein MIRVLLADDQSLVRAGFRALLDAQPDIEVAGEAADGEEAVRSVRELRPDVVLMDIRMPVLDGLAATRRITGDSALEDVKVVMLTTFELDEYVFEAIRSGASGFLVKDTEPDELLRAVRAVVDGDALLSPGVTRRLIAEFAARSKEPAAADALARLTEREREVMALVGIGLSNEEIARRLVVSPLTAKTHVSRTMVKLGARDRAQLVVLAYESGLVRPGWLG; this is encoded by the coding sequence GTGATCCGCGTACTGCTCGCCGACGACCAGTCGCTCGTGCGGGCCGGTTTCCGGGCGCTGCTCGACGCGCAGCCCGACATCGAGGTCGCCGGGGAGGCCGCCGACGGCGAGGAGGCCGTCCGCTCGGTGCGCGAACTGCGGCCGGACGTCGTGCTGATGGACATCCGGATGCCCGTGCTCGACGGGCTCGCCGCGACCCGCCGGATCACCGGGGACAGCGCGCTGGAGGACGTGAAGGTGGTCATGCTCACCACCTTCGAACTGGACGAGTACGTCTTCGAGGCGATCCGCTCCGGCGCCTCCGGCTTCCTGGTGAAGGACACCGAGCCGGACGAACTCCTGCGCGCGGTCAGGGCGGTGGTCGACGGCGACGCGCTGCTGTCGCCGGGGGTGACCCGGCGGCTCATCGCCGAGTTCGCGGCCCGCTCCAAGGAGCCCGCGGCCGCCGACGCCCTCGCCCGGCTGACCGAACGGGAACGCGAGGTGATGGCGCTGGTCGGCATCGGCCTGTCCAACGAGGAGATCGCCCGCCGCCTGGTGGTCAGCCCGCTCACCGCGAAGACCCACGTCAGCCGCACGATGGTGAAGCTGGGCGCCCGCGACCGGGCCCAACTGGTGGTGCTGGCCTACGAGTCCGGGCTGGTCCGGCCCGGCTGGCTGGGCTGA